The following coding sequences are from one Culex quinquefasciatus strain JHB chromosome 1, VPISU_Cqui_1.0_pri_paternal, whole genome shotgun sequence window:
- the LOC119765216 gene encoding uncharacterized protein LOC119765216, with protein MPKNRSVFGRGLDDLAGPRARTCAIYVGLTSSDVGRMMLQLRLLVVSMTASAIRFSSACVGVENRYYDKERSKSFATRQASSNFGPHAHFRFVLNARSVRRKKANIMIKAPTAVMTKQPSSKATKKIEMGAATSFGK; from the exons ATGCCCAAAAATCGTTCCGTGTTTGGAAGGGGATTGGATGACTTGGCGGGACCGAGGGCGAGAACTTGTGCGATTTATGTTGGCCTGACCAGTTCAGACGTTGGTCGGATGATGCTGCAACTGCGGCTACTCGTGGTATCGATGACCGCTTCAGCAATTCGGTTCTCATCAGCTTGCGTAGGCGTAGAAAACAG ATACTACGACAAGGAGCGCTCCAAAAGCTTCGCTACGCGACAAGCATCCTCAAATTTTGGCCCACACGCACACTTCCGATTCGTCCTCAACGCACGAAGCGTCAGACGAAAAAAGGCCAATATAATGATCAAAGCTCCGACGGCCGTCATGACAAAACAACCCAGTTCAAAAGCGACCAAGAAGATTGAAATGGGCGCTGCCACCAGTTTTGGCAAATAG
- the LOC6046149 gene encoding protein BCCIP homolog — protein MTSKKVKVESKEQAEAQQMDAKTDSEGDSSDDENPDIYKGDEGITVDFEGRNPIDSDLDGIKQMLGQLFVKAHIDLSELSGIIIGQNYVGSVLKQAYTDDDDEDEDDEMEEDPCQVVFGVTTAINLANKQDLNCVKQLQKMVFEKAEKYATESVLAQFREALTSGNKCTALLLNERFVNIPAAVCVPMFENLLTEIERAKTKGMPYKFDYFLVFVKYYQKAASGAKAAEVLYSNDEEEYFIKDCAASFDYSVQKETTTALAGNWLEEDEELQPFRKVLLIEASKLPETINTIKSLVASATNN, from the exons ATGACCAGCAAGAAGGTAAAGGTCGAGTCCAAGGAGCAGGCGGAAGCCCAGCAGATGGACGCGAAAACCGACTCCGAGGGGGACTCTTCCGACGACGAAAATCCGGACATTTACAAGGGGGATGAG GGAATCACCGTTGACTTTGAAGGTCGCAATCCGATCGATTCGGATCTGGACGGAATCAAGCAGATGCTGGGACAGCTCTTCGTCAAGGCACACATCGACCTGAGCGAGCTTTCGGGGATAATCATCG GTCAAAACTACGTGGGAAGCGTTCTGAAGCAAGCGtacaccgacgacgacgatgaggaCGAGGACGACGAAATGGAGGAAGATCCTTGCCAGGTCGTGTTCGGCGTCACGACCGCCATCAATCTGGCCAACAAGCAGGACCTGAACTGTGTCAAGCAGCTTCAGAAGATGGTCTTTGAAAAAGCGGAAAAGTACGCAACCGAGTCCGTGCTGGCGCAGTTCCGCGAGGCCCTCACAAGTGGCAACAAATGTACGGCCCTCCTCCTGAACGAGCGATTCGTCAACATTCCGGCCGCGGTGTGCGTGCCTATGTTCGAGAACCTGCTGACGGAAATCGAACGCGCCAAGACGAAGGGCATGCCGTACAAGTTCGACTACTTTCTGGTGTTTGTCAAGTACTACCAGAAGGCGGCCAGCGGAGCCAAAGCTGCCGAAGTTCTGTACTCGAACGACGAGGAGGAGTACTTCATCAAGGATTGCGCGGCCAGCTTCGACTACTCGGTGCAGAAGGAAACGACGACGGCCCTGGCCGGAAACTGGCTCGAGGAGGACGAGGAGCTGCAGCCGTTCCGGAAGGTGCTGCTGATCGAGGCCAGCAAGCTGCCGGAGACGATCAACACGATCAAGAGTTTGGTTGCGAGTGCAACCAataattaa